In Deinococcus sp. QL22, the following are encoded in one genomic region:
- the mscL gene encoding large conductance mechanosensitive channel protein MscL, with protein MFSGFQKFLMRGNLVDLAVGVIIGAAFAGVVTAFTQGVVMPILGIFGGVPNFDALSFSINGSIFKYGTFLTALITFVITAAVVYFFVITPFTRMLERAKREETPVVAEPTNEEKLLAEIRDALKNRPL; from the coding sequence ATGTTCAGTGGATTCCAGAAATTTTTGATGCGTGGCAACTTGGTTGACCTCGCTGTCGGTGTGATTATCGGCGCGGCTTTTGCTGGTGTCGTCACTGCCTTTACGCAGGGCGTAGTGATGCCTATCCTCGGCATTTTCGGCGGCGTGCCCAACTTCGACGCCCTCTCCTTCAGTATCAACGGCAGCATCTTTAAATACGGTACGTTCCTCACGGCCTTAATTACCTTCGTAATTACTGCGGCAGTGGTGTATTTCTTTGTCATCACGCCCTTTACACGCATGCTGGAACGCGCCAAGCGTGAAGAAACGCCCGTTGTGGCCGAACCTACCAACGAAGAAAAACTACTGGCCGAAATCCGCGACGCACTTAAGAATCGCCCGCTGTAA
- a CDS encoding EVE domain-containing protein: protein MLYWLLKSEPDVFGYPDLVRVGKEPWNGVRNYLARNYLRQMNAGDLCLFYHSNAKPNGVAGVARVVRAAYTDDLQFDPESAYFDPKSLPDNPRWSMVDVSPVAAFPSLLTLDALRGLPEWEDSPLTHKGTRLSVIPVTAAQFAAALEAVGLELGALELGLLEPAFI from the coding sequence ATGCTCTACTGGCTTCTAAAATCTGAACCCGACGTGTTCGGCTACCCCGATCTGGTGCGGGTGGGCAAGGAGCCTTGGAACGGCGTGCGGAATTATCTGGCCCGCAACTATCTGCGGCAAATGAATGCGGGCGACCTGTGCCTATTTTACCACTCCAACGCCAAACCGAACGGCGTGGCAGGCGTGGCGCGGGTGGTGCGGGCGGCCTACACCGACGACCTGCAATTCGACCCAGAGAGCGCGTATTTTGATCCCAAAAGCTTGCCCGACAATCCGCGCTGGAGCATGGTGGACGTGTCGCCCGTCGCGGCCTTCCCAAGCCTGCTGACACTGGACGCCCTGCGAGGGCTGCCGGAGTGGGAAGACTCGCCCCTGACCCACAAGGGCACGCGCCTCAGCGTGATTCCGGTGACAGCGGCGCAGTTTGCAGCGGCACTGGAAGCGGTGGGGCTGGAGCTTGGGGCACTGGAACTTGGGCTACTGGAACCCGCCTTCATCTGA
- a CDS encoding S1C family serine protease: protein MRFSPWLPVLLILALGAYLLPEQRADPVLSVPPAQTSALPNQLPETTRALFEKLRPATVRVESVNSARNTAGLGTGFFISETGQVLTAYHVVAEGQLFQISTLSGRSYPARVTAFDAAADVALLQVQGRGPFPAYNLATRPPRVGETVLAIGNSGGDFLQPRRGRLLRLNADAGRADFPQGTLEMTAPLAPGDSGGPIIDGNGQAIGVISYIRVDTSGQTRTSYAVPVTEGNDLIAALRTGVKRDTPVVGLVFDSNHSGMTDPPGAVVARVAKGSPAARAGLIGTPLDAEANPVGLGDVILSVNGVRTRDADEVINQIRRAEIGDTITIGYQRGDERREAQITLAARRSVPDLDQ, encoded by the coding sequence GTGCGATTCTCGCCGTGGTTACCCGTCTTACTCATTCTTGCGCTCGGTGCCTATCTGTTGCCAGAGCAGCGGGCCGATCCGGTGCTGTCTGTGCCGCCTGCCCAAACCAGTGCGCTGCCCAACCAGTTGCCCGAAACCACCCGCGCCCTGTTCGAAAAGCTGCGCCCCGCTACTGTGCGCGTGGAAAGCGTGAACAGCGCCCGCAACACGGCGGGCCTCGGTACCGGCTTTTTTATCAGTGAAACGGGGCAGGTTCTCACCGCGTACCACGTGGTTGCAGAAGGGCAATTGTTCCAGATCAGTACGCTGTCGGGGCGCTCGTATCCGGCGCGGGTCACGGCCTTTGATGCCGCCGCTGATGTGGCGCTGCTCCAGGTGCAGGGGCGCGGGCCATTTCCGGCCTATAACCTCGCGACTCGCCCGCCGCGTGTGGGTGAAACGGTGTTGGCTATCGGCAACAGCGGCGGAGACTTTTTACAGCCACGCCGGGGCCGCCTGCTGCGCCTGAATGCCGATGCAGGCCGAGCCGATTTCCCGCAGGGCACGCTGGAAATGACCGCGCCCCTGGCCCCCGGTGACAGTGGCGGCCCGATCATCGACGGCAACGGGCAGGCCATCGGTGTCATCAGCTATATCCGGGTGGATACCAGTGGCCAGACCCGCACCAGTTACGCCGTACCTGTGACCGAGGGCAACGACCTGATCGCTGCTCTGCGCACAGGCGTCAAGCGAGATACGCCGGTGGTGGGCCTGGTCTTCGATTCCAACCACAGCGGCATGACTGATCCCCCCGGTGCAGTGGTGGCCCGCGTTGCCAAGGGCAGTCCTGCCGCCCGCGCAGGCCTGATCGGAACGCCCCTTGATGCCGAGGCCAATCCTGTAGGACTCGGAGACGTGATTCTCAGTGTGAACGGTGTGCGAACCCGTGACGCCGATGAGGTCATCAACCAGATTCGCCGCGCCGAGATTGGCGACACGATTACGATAGGCTACCAACGCGGAGACGAGCGCCGAGAAGCGCAAATTACGCTGGCGGCGCGGCGCAGTGTGCCGGACTTGGATCAGTGA
- a CDS encoding DinB family protein, which produces MTVPTASPSRSALLARALHSHRAALMDLYAELPDDQAQFAAWEGGMSFVALADHLSGSSERFLGMVQGQAPGALPAPSADLPAARARLQQTTEAAMSAIAALGNEDLGRRVTAFGGREMPIAAMVDMLITHEAHHKGQVWMMARMIGVKPPMFVKMG; this is translated from the coding sequence ATGACTGTACCCACTGCCTCTCCGTCCCGCTCCGCCCTGTTGGCCCGCGCCCTGCATAGCCACCGCGCCGCCCTGATGGACTTGTACGCCGAGTTGCCCGACGATCAGGCCCAATTTGCGGCGTGGGAAGGCGGCATGAGCTTCGTGGCGTTGGCCGACCACTTATCGGGCAGCAGCGAGCGGTTTCTGGGGATGGTTCAGGGCCAGGCCCCTGGCGCGTTGCCTGCTCCCAGCGCCGATTTGCCTGCCGCCCGCGCCCGCCTTCAGCAGACCACCGAGGCGGCCATGAGCGCCATTGCTGCCCTCGGCAACGAAGATCTGGGCCGCCGCGTGACTGCATTCGGGGGCCGAGAAATGCCGATTGCTGCAATGGTAGACATGCTGATCACGCATGAGGCGCACCACAAAGGTCAGGTGTGGATGATGGCCCGCATGATTGGTGTGAAGCCACCTATGTTCGTCAAAATGGGCTGA
- a CDS encoding 1-acyl-sn-glycerol-3-phosphate acyltransferase encodes MSVLWLNQRPTPWSRLASFVLRVAGWESIIAPPPGPKFVAAAAPHTSNLDFFPALLWRWGTRIPVHWVGKKELFQFPLGLFMRAVGGLPVNRQQAGGNFVDAVVALIHSQKEIVLVVAPEGTRKRGQYWKTGFYYMALEAGLPIGVIALDWQHKRIGVIGYVTPTGDLDADFAVIREMLKDVRGRVPANETPIVPRPKEAGKA; translated from the coding sequence GTGTCTGTTCTCTGGTTGAATCAGCGGCCTACCCCATGGTCGCGTCTGGCCTCCTTTGTGCTGCGTGTGGCAGGTTGGGAATCCATAATCGCGCCTCCGCCGGGGCCGAAATTCGTGGCCGCCGCCGCCCCACACACCAGCAACCTCGATTTCTTCCCGGCTCTGTTGTGGCGCTGGGGAACCCGGATTCCGGTGCATTGGGTGGGCAAAAAAGAACTGTTCCAGTTTCCGCTGGGCCTGTTTATGCGGGCGGTGGGCGGCCTCCCGGTCAACCGTCAGCAGGCGGGCGGCAACTTTGTAGACGCGGTGGTGGCCCTGATTCATAGCCAGAAGGAAATCGTGCTGGTGGTGGCCCCCGAAGGAACCCGCAAACGCGGCCAGTACTGGAAAACCGGCTTTTATTACATGGCCCTGGAAGCGGGCCTGCCGATTGGTGTGATTGCGCTGGACTGGCAACACAAACGTATCGGCGTCATCGGGTATGTGACGCCCACAGGCGACCTGGACGCGGATTTTGCCGTGATCCGCGAGATGCTGAAAGATGTGCGGGGCCGCGTTCCTGCCAACGAGACACCAATCGTTCCCCGGCCCAAAGAGGCGGGCAAGGCTTAG
- a CDS encoding PadR family transcriptional regulator, which produces MNPLKSGMLDLALLAALNEQPRYGLDILKYVNERSGGLFDLCEGNLYPALHRLVKAGWVEGDSQPSDRGGAPRKVYRLPDEGAGALSSKRAEWQTLRGALDALLLRKLRQPA; this is translated from the coding sequence ATGAACCCGCTGAAATCCGGCATGCTTGATCTGGCTTTGCTGGCCGCCCTGAACGAGCAACCGCGCTACGGACTGGACATTCTAAAGTATGTAAACGAGCGCAGCGGCGGCCTGTTCGACCTGTGCGAAGGCAACCTGTATCCGGCACTGCACCGTCTAGTCAAGGCGGGCTGGGTAGAAGGCGACTCGCAGCCCAGCGACAGGGGCGGCGCACCCCGCAAGGTCTACCGCCTGCCCGATGAGGGCGCGGGGGCCCTAAGCAGCAAGCGGGCCGAATGGCAAACACTGCGCGGCGCACTGGACGCCCTTTTGTTGCGTAAGCTCAGGCAACCCGCATGA
- a CDS encoding aldose 1-epimerase has protein sequence MTASAPWQLATISSPALTLDILPGMGASILNLRAASGRPVMRSVALEHVQTSSQCACFTLLPYSNRIRDARFELAGETVELRPNTKDGLVQHGDVRNRPWTVTRAGDSHLICEFDSRDVIDLNWPWAFTGRVEYRLHGPHLDISVTLTNADLRPMPAAEMPAGMGLHPYFARIQDGQDPLLTFDAALTYDTDERNLPTSGARPVQPAEDFRTPTAVGTQTLDRVYTAWDGIARLDWQPHTGQPHTGPHRALILTADNVFSHLVVFTAPDGSLALEPVSHATDAFNLAAQGIGGTDMKTLQPGQSLAGALRVTVEGQW, from the coding sequence TCTGCGGGCTGCGTCGGGCCGCCCCGTGATGCGATCGGTCGCGCTGGAACACGTGCAGACCAGCAGCCAATGCGCCTGCTTTACGCTGCTGCCCTACAGCAACCGCATTCGGGACGCCCGGTTTGAATTGGCAGGGGAAACGGTGGAGTTGCGCCCCAATACCAAAGACGGCCTCGTACAACACGGGGACGTCAGAAACCGCCCGTGGACGGTGACGCGGGCGGGCGATTCCCACCTGATCTGCGAATTTGATAGCCGGGACGTGATCGATCTGAACTGGCCCTGGGCGTTTACCGGGCGCGTAGAATACCGCCTGCACGGCCCGCATCTGGACATCAGTGTGACCCTGACCAATGCAGACTTGCGCCCGATGCCCGCCGCAGAGATGCCCGCTGGCATGGGTCTGCATCCCTACTTTGCCCGCATCCAGGATGGCCAAGACCCGCTGCTGACCTTTGACGCCGCGCTGACCTACGACACCGATGAACGCAATTTGCCCACCAGCGGCGCAAGGCCCGTACAGCCCGCCGAGGATTTCCGCACGCCTACAGCGGTTGGGACGCAAACCCTAGACCGCGTGTATACCGCGTGGGACGGAATTGCCCGACTGGATTGGCAACCCCACACTGGGCAGCCGCACACTGGCCCCCACCGCGCCCTGATCCTCACCGCCGACAACGTGTTTTCCCATCTGGTGGTGTTCACTGCCCCAGACGGCAGCCTTGCTCTTGAACCCGTGTCTCACGCCACCGACGCCTTTAATCTGGCGGCGCAGGGCATCGGCGGCACCGACATGAAAACGCTCCAGCCGGGGCAAAGTCTGGCGGGAGCGCTGCGGGTGACGGTGGAAGGTCAGTGGTAG
- the thyX gene encoding FAD-dependent thymidylate synthase — translation MTDARTLYPLGDQLGSVTLIQHAGDDKMIANAARVSFGGDSDAPLNARDEKLIRYLLRHQHGSPFEHNMITFKVICPIFVDRQWVRHRAGVSKNETSGRYVEQQERNFQPLSFRKQAPSNRQASVEDDGTLDQAQAARVWAEAWQSAYGAYQTLLGLGVTREQARGVLPQSLYTESYYTFNVRSLLHFIGLRDHDGAQYEIRLYARALAELAEPLFPVTFREWRALVAEQTH, via the coding sequence ATGACAGACGCCCGTACCCTCTACCCCCTCGGCGACCAACTGGGCAGCGTAACCCTGATTCAGCACGCTGGCGATGACAAAATGATTGCCAATGCCGCACGCGTTTCTTTCGGCGGAGACAGTGACGCGCCCCTGAATGCCCGCGACGAAAAGCTGATTCGCTACCTCTTACGGCATCAGCATGGCTCGCCGTTCGAACACAACATGATCACATTTAAGGTAATTTGCCCCATTTTTGTAGATCGGCAATGGGTGAGACATAGAGCCGGAGTCTCTAAAAACGAAACGTCGGGAAGGTATGTGGAGCAACAGGAACGCAATTTTCAGCCGCTCAGCTTCCGGAAACAGGCTCCCAGCAACCGCCAGGCCAGTGTAGAAGACGACGGCACACTGGATCAGGCGCAGGCAGCACGGGTCTGGGCGGAGGCGTGGCAATCGGCTTACGGCGCGTACCAGACGCTGTTGGGCCTGGGGGTCACGCGGGAGCAGGCGCGGGGCGTGTTGCCGCAGAGTCTGTATACCGAGTCGTATTACACCTTTAATGTGCGCTCGCTGCTGCACTTTATCGGCCTGCGCGACCACGACGGCGCACAGTACGAAATCCGGCTGTATGCGCGGGCTTTGGCAGAATTGGCCGAGCCGCTGTTTCCCGTGACCTTCCGCGAATGGCGGGCACTGGTGGCCGAGCAAACCCACTGA
- a CDS encoding permease prefix domain 1-containing protein — translation MTRHLSRTPRLLSLDAYIHRATLGLPKAERLDAAAELRAHLLERTAEHEAQGFSREEAEFLAVKSMGDPEPVNRSLLGHALTHKAGWLALAVLLAGSGGWWVYREWMPPKEGIAFEAATPADIARLFADTYAPCGKYQAATVTYPRGTQVVVYANIASSDIKTATIMSLSV, via the coding sequence ATGACCCGCCACCTCAGCCGAACGCCGCGCCTGCTGAGCCTCGACGCCTACATTCACCGCGCCACGCTGGGCCTGCCCAAAGCCGAGCGCCTGGACGCCGCCGCCGAATTGCGGGCGCATCTGCTGGAGCGCACCGCCGAACACGAGGCGCAGGGCTTTAGCCGCGAGGAAGCCGAGTTTCTGGCCGTGAAGAGCATGGGCGACCCGGAACCCGTGAATCGCAGTCTGCTGGGGCACGCGCTGACGCATAAAGCGGGTTGGTTGGCACTGGCCGTGTTACTGGCAGGCAGCGGCGGGTGGTGGGTGTATAGGGAGTGGATGCCGCCCAAAGAAGGCATCGCTTTTGAGGCAGCCACGCCCGCCGATATTGCCCGCCTGTTTGCCGATACATACGCCCCATGCGGCAAGTATCAAGCTGCCACCGTGACCTATCCGCGTGGAACGCAAGTAGTCGTCTATGCCAACATTGCCAGCAGCGATATTAAAACAGCAACGATTATGTCTCTATCCGTGTGA